CCAGTAAAAAACGGATATGTTCATGCGCTTCAGCAATCTGTTCTACCGTGGCCCTATTTCCGCTGCCAATAGCCCAAACGGGCTCATAAGCCACTACAAATTTTTGCAAATCGTTCATCCCAACATCTTGCAAACCCCGTCGAATTTGTTTTTCAATGACGGCCGTTGTCTTTTTTTCATTTCGCTCGTGGGCCGTTTCTCCCACGCAAAGAATGGGAGTAAGATCGGCATTCAACACGCAATGGATCTTCTTGTTCACAGACTCGTCTGTTTCCGCAAAATGGATGCGGCGTTCCGAATGTCCAATAATCACGTATTCACATCCCGCGTCCTTTAGGAAGGGAGCTGAAACTTCTCCGGTGTAGGGCCCTTCTTCACCCCAAAAACAATTTTGTGCCCCCACCTTAATTCCCGTTTCACTCATGGCAATCGACACTGAATAGATAGAAGTAAAGGGGGGTGCAAGCACTACTTCCACATCGGGATAATCCCCCAAGCTATTTTTGAGGTTGGTGGCCAGCTTAATCGAGTCGCTCACGTTGTTGTACATCTTCCAGTTAGCGACCATCAAGGGTTTGACGGGTTCTTCCATAATGTTGTCCTGTTTTCTTGGCCTTTTTTTAGGCCTGTTTTTTACTCTACTCCTTGAGTGCCTGAAGTCCCGGTAGTAACTTCCCTTCAAAGCAGGCCAGTGTGGCGCCTCCGCCTGTGGAAATATGACTGATTTGATCAGACAGTCCTGATTCCATAATGGCTGCGGCCGAATCTCCGCCACCTACCACCGACAAGGCCTTGGATTTCGCAACCAGTTTGGCAATGGCAAAAGTTCCCTCGTTGAAAGGAGGGACTTCAAAAACTCCCATGGGGCCATTCCAAATAACAGTCTTGGCTTCAATAATTTTCCCACCAAATTTTTCAATGGTTTTAGGACCAATATCCAGCCCCATAAAACCTTGAGGGATATTCCCCTCTGCAATTTCTGAAGGAGCTCCTTTTTCGAGCTTTTGAGCAATGCGATGATCCACAGGCAAAAGGAGGGGCACCCCTTTGGCCTTGGCACGTTCCATAAATTTTGCGGCCAAATTTAATTTATTATCTTCCACCAAAGAAGATCCTACATCCTTCCCCATGGCCTTTAGGAAGGTATAAGCCATGGCCCCGCCAATGAGCAAGGCATCTACTTTGGACAGCAAATAGTCTACTGCAGCCAACTTGTCACTTACTTTGGCCCCACCTAAAATGGCTACCAAAGGTCGCTCGGGATTCTCTAGCACTTTGCTCAGGTAATCCACCTCTTTTCTTACCAAGAAGCCGGCCCCCTTGTATTTGAAGTGTTTCACCATTCCTACCGTGGAGGCATGGGCGCGGTGCAAGGTGCCAAAGGCATCGTTTACATAAACCTCAGCGATGGAGGCCAACTTTTCAGAAAAAACGGCGTCATTTTTTTCTTCTCCCTCATGAAAACGAAGATTTTCGAGCAGCATCACCTGACCTTCACGCAGATCCTGGGCCAATTTTTTTACTGCATCGCCGATGCAATCTTCGGGGAAGAGGATATCTTTTTTCAGAAGCTTGCTCAAATAGGCCGCGACAGGAAGCAGAGAGAGTTTTGCATCACGGATCCCTTTGGGTCTGCCCAGGTGCGAGGCCAAAATAACTTTAGCATCTTCTTTGATGGCATATTCCAGGGTGGGAAGAACTGCACGGATGCGAGTGTCGTCCTGGATATTCTCGTTCTCGTCAAAAGAGACGTTAAAATCCACACGGATAAAAACGCGCTTTTTTTGAAGAGGAAGATCAGTGATGCTTTTAATCATATTGAGTTATTAAATTTGGTTTGAATTCATTCTATTCCCCTCTCCCCTTGAGGGAGAGGGCAGGGTGAGGGGTTGAATTCAATTTGCATCAAAGATCACCCTCTCCCTGACCCTCCCCCCTCAAGGGGGAGGGGAAAACACTATAATTGCTTAGCTACTAATTCCGTCAATTCTACCATGCGTTGTGAAAACCCAGTCTCATTGTCATACCAGGAGACGACCTTCAGCAAAGTTCCATCCATCACTGAAGTGAGTTCGGCATCTATAGTAGAAGAATGAGGATTGCCGTTATAATCGATGGAAACCAGAGGTTCTTCAGAATAAGCCAGAATATTTTTGAGGCTTCCCGCTTCAGAGGCCTTTTTGAACGCGGTGTTTACGGCTTCGACATGGGTGTTTTTTTCGACTTCGCACACAAAATCTACCAAAGAAACATTGGGAGTAGGCACTCGCACCGCAAAACCGTCGATCTTACCTTTTAATTCGGGGATCACCAAACCAATGGCCTTGGCCGCGCCGGTGCTGGTCGGAATTTGGGAAACTGCAGCCGCACGGGCACGACGTAAATCTTTGTGAGGGAGATCCAGAATTTTTTGATCGTTGGTGTAAGAATGCACCGTGGTCATGAAGCCACGCTTCACCTTAAAATTTTCATGAAGTACTTTAACAAGAGGAGCCAAACAGTTGGTGGTGCAGCTGGCGTTGGAAATAAGATGATGGAGTTTGGGGTCGTAACTTGTGCAGTTGACGCCGCGAACCAGGGTGGCATCCACCCCTTTAGCCGGAGCGGAAATGATGACTTTTTGTACCCCATCTTTGAAATGCCCCTGGCAGCTTTCTTTGTCTGTAAAAAATCCGCTGCATTCCAAAACAATTTGAATCCCCAATTTTCCCCATTCCGATTGCTGAGGGTTTTTCCAGCTAAATACGGGAATTTTTTTGTCATTAACTATTAAGGCATTTTCCTGGACAGAAACTGAAGCCTGTAGCGGTCCATGCACGGAATCGTATTTTAGAAGATGGGCCAGTGAAACGGGAGGAGCCAAGTCGTTGAGGGCTACTACTTCATAATTAAGAGAAGGATTTTTTAAAATCTGGCGGAACAGCGTTCGGCCAATACGACCAAAACCATTGATACCAACTTTGATGCTCATGGGATGCAAATCCTAGGGTTAAAAGGTGACAAAAAGAGCACCCGCCATAGCCAAGAACCCCAGCCCTGTCAAGCCGGCATTGGATAGCTATCACTTTGATAAGACAAACAATAAAGTACTGGTCTGCAATTAAACGGAACTTCGCGGAGTGCATAAGTTAAAAAAAGGATCCTACAATCAATTGATTGCAACTCTTAAATCTTGAGCCCTTCATGATAATGACACTCTGTGTTATTTCTTTGACCACTCAATTTGGCTGGCAGGCTTTTCTAGCGCTTTACACCTGTTAACGACTTTCTGCAGTTGTGAGGGTATTTTTTAACCAGCACCTGCCGGATCTTATTTGGGAAAAGCCAGTGCGATATTCCTGTTATTTCAAATAATTAATCTGTTCAACTTTTCAACTCAAGTCTGGCCTCCTTCTTGCCGTAGAGAGTGGAGTAGATCGAGTTAACCTTTTTTGAGGAGGGAGTTATGCATTCTAAAATGAAGAGAAGGCTTGCTTGTTTAGCCTCGGGAATTTTTTTGGCCCTTACCTTAGTGGCTTGTGGGGGTTCTTCTACAGGAGGGGATGTGGGTGCCCAGGATACACCACCCGCGGATACACCGCCCGCAGATACACCGCCTGCAGCCGCAGCGCCGACCAGCCTTAATGATACAATTCCAACGGATGTTCAAATCACGTCTCCTTTTGTCAAGGTAGCTGCGGGGGCCTCCATTTCTAGAGGGCTTGTGAGGGCCTTGGCGGGTGGGGTTCAGCTTGCGACCTCTGGTTCTGGAGACGATTATGCAACTCATCGCCAGGCAGTAGTCGATCTCGAAACTTGTACGACGGTCGATTGTTGTATGAGCAATGAAAAAGGTCCGGGTAAAACCGAACCCTCAGTCCTTTGCTATGGGCCCAGCATAACCTTTACGAATTATCCAGGTGTTGGCGACGGGTCTGCGCCGGGAGGAGATACGGGAATATGGGATGCCTCGGAAAGCAGTGGAGAGGCCTGCTTGGCAGCCAAGATGAATTCGAAGATCAAAGGGGTGCAAGGCATGTACGACTTTGCCCTGCAACGCATGGCTCAAATGCTTTGCGTAGCTCGTGTCGACGCAATCGCCCTGCCGACTGTGGGGGAAACGGTCGATTTGACTCCTAATTTAACCTCCGCTTTTGCAGAGCATTCTGCAGCGATGACACTTTCTCAAGTGACGATAGAACGGGTTGATGCAAGTACGGTTGTTTTTGATATGAAAGCAACCATGGTGAGTGGTAGTGCGGGTGGCGGTGGCGGTGGCGGTAGTAGTGGAGGTAATAATCAGCAACAGCAGCAAGGTGGTGGAGGTAGTAATCAGCAACAACAACAGCAGCAGCAAGGTGGCGGGGGTGGTGGTGCTGGCCCCGGTGGTGGATCTCCTTCGGAATCTTCGAGTACATTTAATATCAGCATGAATATTACCCAACAGGTGACAGGTACCGATACCTATAGAGGGTCTTTTAGATTAATTTTGGGAGGTGGAGGAAGTGCTTTCCGGGGAGGAAATTGCCCTAGTGCGGTTACATCCACTAATGTCATGAGCATTGGATATGAAAAACTGGCGAGTGAAATTCGCATCAAGCAGGTGAAGACGGTGGAATGTGGTGAGCTTACTGCCGATGAAATTGTGACTGGTTATTTAGATAGAGATGGATATCCTGACTTGAGTAAAAAGGTTGTGAACAGCCTTGATGCCGTAACAACCCCTGGCTGGAGTGATGACTACAATGAGATGATTGCAAATCTAGATTCTACGACAGGACTTGGATCTGTCGTTTATGGCTGGATGGCAGGACATGGAGATAATTATTTTCGCATGATGAATGGATCTAGTACGAATACGACTGGCAGCGGTTACTTTGGCTTCCAGCATGAAAATACCATTGCCACTCAAGGCTTCGGAAAAATTCAAGGGATGGTCTGTGACTGGGCTGGCCCTGGTGGTCTTGCAGGTGGCAGCAGCACAGTGGATTATGTTCAGTATCAGGCCATGACCTATAACGCCACGACCAATCAGTACGAGAACGATGCCGCGAACAGTCGCCTGAGTTATGCGCCTACTTTGAGTTGTGAGAACCATACGACTAGCATGACTTGTAATGGAGTTGCTTGTCCTACGGATAACGGACTGCTAGATTTGGCAGGCATGTCCTTCACCTTGCCGACAGATCCTGCAAGCATAGAGTAGTTGGGATAACGTCTGGGAGTTTAAAAGCCCCTCCCCAAAACGGAGGGGCTTTTTTTATGATTGTGGGTTTTATTCTAGACCGTCTGTGCTTTTGTTGATAGCGGCCGTTTTCTTATGGATAAAATTCAACATCCAAAAACTACCCCTTGGACGATCGCGAAGGCCATCCAATATTACAATATTGAAAATTGGGGTCTGGATTTTTTTTCGGTGAACGAGGCCGGACACATTTCCATTCATCCCTACGGAAAGCAAGGCCCGCGGATTGATATCATGGATGTGATTGAAGACATCCAGGAAAAAAAGCTGGGCTTTCCCTGTGTGGTGCGTTTTCAGGATATTTTACGCGCGCGGGTGGTGAGTTTGAACGAGGCCTTTAAGAAAAGCATTGCGGATCATCAATACAAGGGCACTTATTACGGGGTTTATCCCATTAAAGTAAATCAGATGCGCGAAGTGGTGGAAGAAATTCTGGATGCCGGTGCGCCCTATCATTTTGGTTTGGAGGCTGGTTCCAAAGGCGAATTGCTTCCGGTTCTGGCCCTCAACAATGACAAAGAGGCTATCACCGTTTGCAATGGATACAAAGACGAGGAGTTCATGCGTCTGGCCTTGCTGGGTCGCAAGTTGGGGCGCAAGGTAATTATCGTGATTGAAAAACTTTCGGAACTTCCCATGCTTTTGCGGGTTGCCGAGGAAATGCAGGTTCAACCCTATATCGGTTTACGAGCTAAGCTCACCGCCAAAGGGGCTGGCAAGTGGGTGAGCAGCGGAGGCGATTTTGCGAAGTTTGGTCTGACGACGCCTGAAATTATTCGGGCCTTGAACTTTTTAAAGGAAGCCAAAAAAGAAGAGTGCCTCAAACTCTTTCATTTTCATGTGGGTTCCCAGATTACCGACATCAACATGGTGCGTGAAGCGGTGAGCGAAGGCGCACGAATTTATGCAAAGTTATGCAAGATGGGTTTCAAGGTAGAATATTTTGACATGGGGGGAGGGATGGGAGTCGATTACGATGGTTCTCGAACCACCGCGGCTTCTTCGATGAATTATACCTTGGAAGAATACGTCGACGATGTGGTTTCCACCCTGCAGCAAATTTGTCAGGATGAACAAGTGGCGGAGCCGCATATCATCAGTGAATCGGGCCGAGCCATTACCTCGCATCACAGCTGCATTATCATGCCGGTCTTCGGCAGCATCGAAATTGGGAACAATTCGCCTTTACCTCCTGAAAAAAATGAAAAAACCAAAGAAGTGGAACCTGTCAAAAAATTGCGTCGTTTGCTGGCCACGTTATCGTCCAAAAACGCGCTGAGTGCCTATCACCAGGCGGTGGCCAAAAAAGAAGAAGCCCTGGCCATGTTCAAGTTGGGAATCATGCAGCTCGAAGACCGCGCCAAGGTGGAAGATTTATTTTGGGAGATCTGCCGAAAAATTATTTTGCTCAATAAAAATGAAGAAAGAGTTCCCGAAGAAACAGCCGATCTATACAAAAAGTTGGCCGATCAAATTCTGGTTAACTTCTCGCTGTTCCAAACCGCTCCCGACCACTGGGCCTTTGATCAGCTTTTTCCCATTGTTCCCCTGCATCGCCTGAGCGAAGAACCCTCGCGAGAAGCCACGCTGGTGGATATTACCTGCGACAGTGACGGGAAAATCGATCGCTTTATCGATGTCCTCGATGTGAAAGAAACTCTCAGTTTACATCCCTTAATCCCCGGAGAGCCTTATTTTATCGGTATGTTCATGCTGGGTGCCTATCAGGATATCATGGGCGACATGCACAACCTCTTTGGCCGGGTGAATGAAGTGCATGTATTTTGTGACGACGAAGATCCCGAAGATTTTTATCTGGAGGAAGTCATCCCCGGAGATACAATTCAACAGGTGCTTACCCGTCTGCAATATGCGCCTACGGATCTGGCAAAAATTATCAAGCGTGAACTCGATCAACAAGTTCGCGAAGGAAATATCAAACCCAAAGAAGGTGTGGCCCTCATCGATTTTTACGAGCAGGTGATGAATGGTTATACTTATTTGAGTACCGATAGGCCTTAGTTGAGATGAGGTTGAGATAAAAGTTGAAATGGGTTGAGATAAAGTTGATAATGAATCCATGAAACAAAAAATTCTGGATTTCTTTAAAAAAAGAAAAATGCTTGGCATAAGCGATTTGAGCTCCCACTTTCAAGTAAGCCCACAAGCGATTCACAAACACCTGAGAGAACTTATTCAAGCAGGAGTTGTGTTAAAGCAAGGGGCAAGTCGAAAGACCACCTACTATGTTGAGGCTTCCTCAGCGGCTTCGCTGAAGTCGGGCCCCGCCCCTTTGTTAAAAACTTATACCAATAAAAATTTAAAAGAAGATGAGGTATATCGCGAGCTTTCTTCCAAATATGTATCGCTTAAAACTTTGCCCCACTCTTTGGAGCAGGTTTTTATTTTTGCTTTTACTGAAATGCTGAATAATGCGATCGATCATTCAAAATCCAAAAAAATAAAAATTAAAATTGATCAAGATAAACAAAATATCTGCTTTTTAATTCAAGACCAGGGTGTGGGAATTTTTCACAATATTCAAAAAAACAAAAAATTGAATAACCCCCTTGAAGCTATTCAGGATTTATTAAAGGGGAAGCAAACTACCATGCCCGATAAGCATAGTGGCGAAGGGATATTTTTTACTTCCAAATTGGCCGATGTGTTTTGGATTAAAAGCCACAAAAAAACACTCATCCTCAACAACTTGATTGAGGATGTTTTTATTAAAGACAACCCTTTCTGTAAAGGGACTGAAGTATATTTTCAAATTTCAAAAAAAAGCAGCAAAGATCTAAAAAGTATTTTTTTGAAATATAGCAACTCCAAATTTGAATTTGATAAAAGCCATATCCGAATATCTTTATTTGCAAACGAGTTTTATGTTTCGCGGTCTCAGGCAAAAAGAGTGTTGATTGGTCTAGAAAAATTTAAGGTGATTGAGTTTGATTTTAAGAATGTGGAAAGTGTTGGGCAGGGTTTTGCGGATGAAATTTTTAGGGTGTTTCAGTTGCAGCATCCTCACATTACTCTCATTTATATTAACGCTCATGAAAACGTAAAGTTTATGATTGAAAGGGCAAAGAGACGATAGAAAGAAACCAAAAAATTATCACTCCCCACAGTTTGGGTGAAATGAAAAAATACAGTGACCGATAGGTGACCGATTATCTTATCTGTTGACCGAAAGTGACCGATACAAGGTTGAAGAACATGAAATCAAAAACATCTTGAAAAATTATTTCCAAAAAAATGAGACCATTTCTCGTCAACAAATGGAGGCCCTTCTTGGCTTGGGAAGCACCAGCGTTAAATATCTTATTCGAGACCTCATTCAGGAAAAGTTTCTGGCAGTGGTGGGAAAGGGGCCGGCAACGAGGTATAAGATTAGATCCTAAGCAATCAAATTGATGCAAAATGAGCAAGGATTTAGAGTGTAGCAGGGAGTTGCTGATTGAGAAGAGGGATGAGAAAGAGATTTTTTATTTTTAATCCTGCAGCAATAACGTGCTGGCCAAGGGAAGTGAGGTAATATTTATAAGTGTGGCCGATTTTTTTGATGAGGCCGTGGGTTCTGAGACGCTTGAGGATACGTGACATTTGATTGCCCGAGGTATTTGGGATTTTGTTTCTCAGGTTTTTGTTTTTAAATCCACTGATTGCAAATTCTCCTCTGGCAACAATTTCAAACAAGTGCTGATCTTTCTCATCGAAGAAATTGAAACCTTTGTAGCTGTGTTCTTTCTCAATGATGGTTTTTGAGACCTTGTTCAGGCGATGAGTGCCTGTGGTGTTGTCATCGAGTTCAGAGATGAAGTCGATATATCGTTTGTTTGCGGCCAGCAAACATTCTTGCAGGGGGGCTAGACTGTAGATGCCCTTTTTCATGGGGGCCCATTGCAGGGAGGAAGTTCCGTTTTTTTGTTCTACTTTGCGGTAGTGTTTAAAAAAGGAGACGTCATTGACTGTGGTTTCTATACGAAGCACCAGAGAAAACTTATCATACATTTTGATCGAGATAGCGCCCATGGAATGTTTGATTCGAGTCCCTTCGATGCGCGTGTTGAACCTGTTACCGACTTCATCTTTGGAAATACATGAAGATTTTTTGGGTACGCAACGAAGCAATCTGGACGCGCAATAGTTTTTAGAGGTGCCCATAAGAGAATCCCCCAGTCCAGAATACAGCCGCCCCTGATTGCTCTTCTTCTGTGGCTTTTGTAGCTTTGGCTCAGTCCCTTTGTCGGGGGTGTCGCGGTTTTTGTTTTCGTCACCTCCAATAGTTGCGATGAATCGAAGGAGCACATTATTTTATGCCTTACACAACACCGGATACAAAAATTGAAGAAGAGTTGCGTCAGTTAACACTTGCCTATGAGCAAATTGGAAAACAGCTTCATGAAAAAAACAACGAGCTCCTCCAAAGCAACAAACTCCTCAAAGCCGAAATTGTAGAACGTAAAAAAATAGAGGCCGAAATTTTGGAGATTACTCAAGAAGAGCAAAGGCGTTTTGGATCACAACTGCACGATGGGCTTTGCCAGGAGTTGACGGCAATTTTGGTATTTGCCAAAAACCTTACCCAAAAGATGGAAAAGGAAAAAACTCTCGAACTTGCAGAGTTAAAAAAAATTTCAGATATGCTGTTGGACGCCGTGGATCAGGCCAGAAATACCGCACGAGGTTTGTACCCAGGCGAGCTGGAGGGAACTTCCCTGATGCGTTCTCTTGAAGAATTGGCTTCTTCTACTTTGGGAACTTCGTGTTTATTTTATTGTCCGGAACCGATTCTTATTGAAGATAATAATGTCGCGACCCATCTTTACCGAATCACCCAGGAGGCCATTAGTAATGCGGTCGAACATGGAAAAGCGCAGAATATCGAAGTGAGCTTCACCCAAAATAAAGGGACCCTCACTCTGGCCATCAAAGATGATGGAATAGGAATAATAAATGATCGCACCTTCTCAAAAGGAATTGGTTTGAAGATCATGAAATATCGAGCTCGTATACTGAATGCTTCTTTCGAAATAAAATCCAACTCCCCTCAAGGAGTTATTCTGGAATGTCATTTTAAAATGCCTGTAACCCAAAGGAGTGTTGCTTGAGTGCCACTCTTAAAACTAAAAACAAAAAGATCAGAATATTTATTGTGGATGATCATCCTATTCTCAGACAAGGAATCGCGCAGCTCATCAACCATGAAGAGGATATGATCTCAATTGGAGAAGCGGGATCTGCGACTGAAGCCCTCCAGGGCATTGAAAAAGAAAAGCCTGATTTAATGATCGTGGATATTTCCTTAGAAGGCACGAGTGGACTTGAATTGACCAAAACTATTCTGCTCAAACACCCCGAAATG
This genomic stretch from Deltaproteobacteria bacterium harbors:
- a CDS encoding triose-phosphate isomerase; protein product: MEEPVKPLMVANWKMYNNVSDSIKLATNLKNSLGDYPDVEVVLAPPFTSIYSVSIAMSETGIKVGAQNCFWGEEGPYTGEVSAPFLKDAGCEYVIIGHSERRIHFAETDESVNKKIHCVLNADLTPILCVGETAHERNEKKTTAVIEKQIRRGLQDVGMNDLQKFVVAYEPVWAIGSGNRATVEQIAEAHEHIRFLLARMYDAPTANNIRILYGGSVKSSNVREVMKVHHVDGALVGSASLDYEEFSKIIRFGDFDA
- the speA gene encoding biosynthetic arginine decarboxylase; translated protein: MDKIQHPKTTPWTIAKAIQYYNIENWGLDFFSVNEAGHISIHPYGKQGPRIDIMDVIEDIQEKKLGFPCVVRFQDILRARVVSLNEAFKKSIADHQYKGTYYGVYPIKVNQMREVVEEILDAGAPYHFGLEAGSKGELLPVLALNNDKEAITVCNGYKDEEFMRLALLGRKLGRKVIIVIEKLSELPMLLRVAEEMQVQPYIGLRAKLTAKGAGKWVSSGGDFAKFGLTTPEIIRALNFLKEAKKEECLKLFHFHVGSQITDINMVREAVSEGARIYAKLCKMGFKVEYFDMGGGMGVDYDGSRTTAASSMNYTLEEYVDDVVSTLQQICQDEQVAEPHIISESGRAITSHHSCIIMPVFGSIEIGNNSPLPPEKNEKTKEVEPVKKLRRLLATLSSKNALSAYHQAVAKKEEALAMFKLGIMQLEDRAKVEDLFWEICRKIILLNKNEERVPEETADLYKKLADQILVNFSLFQTAPDHWAFDQLFPIVPLHRLSEEPSREATLVDITCDSDGKIDRFIDVLDVKETLSLHPLIPGEPYFIGMFMLGAYQDIMGDMHNLFGRVNEVHVFCDDEDPEDFYLEEVIPGDTIQQVLTRLQYAPTDLAKIIKRELDQQVREGNIKPKEGVALIDFYEQVMNGYTYLSTDRP
- a CDS encoding DUF4325 domain-containing protein — its product is MKQKILDFFKKRKMLGISDLSSHFQVSPQAIHKHLRELIQAGVVLKQGASRKTTYYVEASSAASLKSGPAPLLKTYTNKNLKEDEVYRELSSKYVSLKTLPHSLEQVFIFAFTEMLNNAIDHSKSKKIKIKIDQDKQNICFLIQDQGVGIFHNIQKNKKLNNPLEAIQDLLKGKQTTMPDKHSGEGIFFTSKLADVFWIKSHKKTLILNNLIEDVFIKDNPFCKGTEVYFQISKKSSKDLKSIFLKYSNSKFEFDKSHIRISLFANEFYVSRSQAKRVLIGLEKFKVIEFDFKNVESVGQGFADEIFRVFQLQHPHITLIYINAHENVKFMIERAKRR
- a CDS encoding phosphoglycerate kinase, with the protein product MIKSITDLPLQKKRVFIRVDFNVSFDENENIQDDTRIRAVLPTLEYAIKEDAKVILASHLGRPKGIRDAKLSLLPVAAYLSKLLKKDILFPEDCIGDAVKKLAQDLREGQVMLLENLRFHEGEEKNDAVFSEKLASIAEVYVNDAFGTLHRAHASTVGMVKHFKYKGAGFLVRKEVDYLSKVLENPERPLVAILGGAKVSDKLAAVDYLLSKVDALLIGGAMAYTFLKAMGKDVGSSLVEDNKLNLAAKFMERAKAKGVPLLLPVDHRIAQKLEKGAPSEIAEGNIPQGFMGLDIGPKTIEKFGGKIIEAKTVIWNGPMGVFEVPPFNEGTFAIAKLVAKSKALSVVGGGDSAAAIMESGLSDQISHISTGGGATLACFEGKLLPGLQALKE
- the gap gene encoding type I glyceraldehyde-3-phosphate dehydrogenase, which codes for MSIKVGINGFGRIGRTLFRQILKNPSLNYEVVALNDLAPPVSLAHLLKYDSVHGPLQASVSVQENALIVNDKKIPVFSWKNPQQSEWGKLGIQIVLECSGFFTDKESCQGHFKDGVQKVIISAPAKGVDATLVRGVNCTSYDPKLHHLISNASCTTNCLAPLVKVLHENFKVKRGFMTTVHSYTNDQKILDLPHKDLRRARAAAVSQIPTSTGAAKAIGLVIPELKGKIDGFAVRVPTPNVSLVDFVCEVEKNTHVEAVNTAFKKASEAGSLKNILAYSEEPLVSIDYNGNPHSSTIDAELTSVMDGTLLKVVSWYDNETGFSQRMVELTELVAKQL
- a CDS encoding MarR family transcriptional regulator — encoded protein: MGTSKNYCASRLLRCVPKKSSCISKDEVGNRFNTRIEGTRIKHSMGAISIKMYDKFSLVLRIETTVNDVSFFKHYRKVEQKNGTSSLQWAPMKKGIYSLAPLQECLLAANKRYIDFISELDDNTTGTHRLNKVSKTIIEKEHSYKGFNFFDEKDQHLFEIVARGEFAISGFKNKNLRNKIPNTSGNQMSRILKRLRTHGLIKKIGHTYKYYLTSLGQHVIAAGLKIKNLFLIPLLNQQLPATL